A genomic stretch from Kribbella amoyensis includes:
- a CDS encoding cupin domain-containing protein, translating to MRTFELVSGESLFVNDLRVVRWEQYGLGAELPFQAMWYSVPPGSESPTDQHPELELSIVVAGTAHVLVGGEVREVPQGDAFLLGSEEAHVVQNRSADEVLTVFSAYWYPEAATAAAAVLADRDRPAETVAAGHD from the coding sequence ATGCGTACATTCGAATTGGTCTCCGGCGAAAGCCTGTTCGTGAACGATCTGCGCGTGGTCAGGTGGGAGCAGTACGGCCTCGGCGCGGAGCTGCCGTTCCAGGCGATGTGGTACTCCGTGCCGCCCGGCTCGGAGTCCCCCACGGACCAGCACCCGGAGCTGGAGTTGTCCATCGTGGTCGCGGGCACCGCCCACGTCCTCGTCGGTGGTGAGGTGCGCGAGGTCCCCCAGGGCGACGCGTTCCTGCTCGGCAGCGAGGAGGCCCACGTCGTCCAGAACCGCTCGGCCGACGAGGTGCTCACCGTCTTCAGCGCCTACTGGTACCCCGAGGCGGCCACCGCCGCGGCGGCCGTGCTCGCCGACCGCGACCGGCCCGCCGAGACCGTGGCGGCCGGCCATGACTGA
- a CDS encoding ferritin-like domain-containing protein translates to MTEVEALQAAIAGEHAALYGVGVAGGKLNGARFRTATTLYERHRKRRDQLADLLLAAGQTPAAAEPAYDLPVTVTTAATAVALVLGIERRLGAVYGDLVEAAEQDRIRSFAVQALIATAQDQLSWSGTPATWPGQV, encoded by the coding sequence GTGACCGAGGTCGAGGCGCTGCAGGCGGCGATCGCGGGCGAGCACGCGGCCCTGTACGGCGTGGGCGTGGCGGGCGGGAAGCTCAACGGAGCCCGGTTCCGCACGGCCACCACCCTTTACGAGCGGCACCGCAAGCGCCGGGACCAGCTCGCCGATCTCCTGCTCGCGGCCGGCCAGACCCCGGCGGCGGCCGAGCCGGCCTACGACCTGCCGGTGACCGTGACGACCGCGGCCACCGCGGTGGCCCTGGTCCTCGGGATCGAGCGGCGGCTCGGCGCGGTGTACGGCGACCTGGTCGAGGCGGCCGAGCAGGACCGGATCCGGTCGTTCGCGGTCCAGGCGCTGATCGCCACCGCACAGGACCAGCTCTCCTGGAGCGGGACGCCGGCCACCTGGCCGGGCCAGGTCTGA
- a CDS encoding cell division protein FtsK: protein MPNHALRPSRRAVLTTATLAAGTAVLVTGCDDDPGDSGTGRTPPGGKDGTPEPAPPSKDPAAVAALTTAATQVEQIALRYSAVGQAFPALRTQLASGVKSRAAHLAKLKEIGGSEPPQPGKLPALPKTAVAALNDLAVREQKLSVAHATAATKVSGEAARLLAMLAAAESQLALTLGRKKTAT, encoded by the coding sequence GTGCCGAACCATGCCCTTCGTCCGTCACGCCGCGCCGTCCTGACGACCGCGACCCTCGCCGCCGGGACCGCCGTACTGGTCACCGGCTGCGACGACGATCCGGGCGACTCCGGGACCGGCCGCACCCCTCCGGGCGGCAAGGACGGTACGCCCGAGCCGGCGCCGCCGAGCAAGGATCCGGCCGCCGTCGCCGCGTTGACCACGGCCGCCACCCAGGTCGAGCAGATCGCCCTGCGGTACAGCGCGGTCGGCCAGGCGTTCCCGGCCCTGCGGACTCAGCTCGCCTCGGGGGTGAAGTCCCGCGCCGCGCATCTGGCCAAGTTGAAGGAGATCGGTGGCTCCGAGCCGCCGCAGCCCGGCAAGCTGCCGGCGCTGCCGAAGACCGCCGTCGCCGCATTGAACGATCTCGCCGTCCGGGAGCAGAAGCTGTCCGTCGCCCACGCGACCGCGGCGACCAAGGTCTCGGGCGAGGCGGCCCGGCTACTGGCGATGCTGGCCGCGGCCGAGAGCCAGCTGGCCCTCACCCTGGGCCGGAAGAAGACGGCCACGTGA